The Archangium primigenium genomic interval AAGTGCTCGAGCGCACGGTGCCGGTGCTCGTGGGCTTCAAGGTCGCCTTCAAGTTCTGCGCCGATCCCACCATGCTGCGGCTGTCGCTGAACAAGAACGCCCCGCGCACGGGGGCGGGCAAGTTCGTCACCGTCTATCCAGACACGGAAGCGGACTTCAAGACGCAGCTCGAGGCGCTCCACGAGGCGACGCGGGACCTCTGGGGCCCGTACCTGCTGACGGATCGCCCCTACAACGGCAGCAAGGTGGTCTTCTACCGCTACGGCACGCACTGGGCCCGGGAGCAGGTGAACCACCGGGGCCAGCGGCTCTCGGGCATGCTCGCCCCGGACGGCACCTTCGTGGAGGACGAGCGGGTGCCCGTCTTCAAGACGCCGGCCTGGGTGAAGGATCCCTTCCCCCCCGCCCCCGCTCCGGTCAAGGCGCGCCCCGCGGCCCCGGCGCCCAAGGCGGAGGCCCCGGACAGCGCGCCGACCAGGCCCGCCCCGGCCGCCAAGAAGGGCGCCGGCACGCTGCTCAACAACCGCTACCGCGTGGAGTCCGCCTTCAAGTTCAACACCAGCGGTGGCATCTACGCGGGCACGGACACCCAGACGGGCGCGGCGGTGGTCATCCGCGAGGCGCGCCCGCTGACGAGCAAGGATCCGGACAAGGACGAGGCGTTCCAGCTGCTCGCCAAGCAGGCGCGCATCCTCCAGCGGCTGGGGGACACCGGGCTGACGCCCCGGTTCGTGGACCTGTTCCAGCACTGGGAGCACCGCTTCCTCGTCGAGGAGAAGCTCGATGCGGAGACGCTCTGGGGCTACGCCATCGGGTTCAGCCGCGCGTCGCCCGACCTGCGCGTCTCGCACTTCTTCACGCGCATGCGGGACACGGTGCTCAAGATCGCCCGGGGCCTCAAGACGATCCACGAGCACGGCGTGGTGCTGCGCGACCTCACGCGCTCCAACATCATGTTCACCTCGGATCAGCAGGTGAAGTTCATCGATCTCGAGTTCGCCTTCGAGCTCGACCGGGACGAGCCCTTCGTGCGCAGCTGGACGGACGGGCACAGCTCGCCCGAGCAGCGGCGCTGGGAGCGGCCCAAGCCCGGAGACGACTGCTACTCGCTCGGCGCGATGATCCTCGATCAGATCGTCTTCACCGCGCCCGGCCTGGACATCAACCGCGAGGGCATCCTGCAGTCCTTCAAGCAGTCCCTGGAGGACTACCACCTGCCCCTCGAGGTCTACGACATCGTGCTCGGGCTGCTGGAGCAGGATCCGGCGAAGCGCTGGGACACCGACCGGGTCATCGCCGCCTTCAGCGCCATCCCCGTGCCCCAGCACGACGCCCCGCTCGTGCCCATGGGCGACGTCCCCCCGCCGCGCGCGCCGCCCCCCGAGGGCCGCCGCGCCGAGATCGCGAACACGCTCGAGGGCATCAGCCGGTTCATCCTCGCCAAGGCGGACTACTCGCGCACCGACCGGCTCTGGCCGACGCAGGGCACGGTGTACGGCACCAACCCCCTCAACCTGGACTACGGCGCGGCGGGGACCGCGGCCTTCCTGCAGCGCCAGAACGGGCAGGTGCCCGCGCCCGTCGTGGACTGGATGCTCCAGCGGCTGGAGGGCCAGGGCCACCGCTACCCGCCGGGGCTCTACAGCGGTCTGGGCGGCATCGCGATGGTGCTCCAGGAGATCGGCCAGACGGCGGCCGCGCGCGAGGCCATGGAGACGGCGGCGCGCTCGGAACTGCTCCACCAGAAGTCGGACCTGTACTGGGGCGACGCGGGCTGGGGACTCGCCAACCTGCACTTCTGGCGGCACACCGGCGAGGAGAAGTACCTCACGCGCGCCAGCGAGGCGGCCGAGTACCTGCTGAGCACGAAGCAGGAGTCGGCCAAGGGCGCCTCCTGGGTGACGGACGGCGAGACGCGCCTGGGCTTCGGCCATGGCCAGGCGGGCGTGGCGCTCTTCCTCATCTACCTGGCGCAGGTGAAGCAGGACGCGCGCTACCTGGACACCGCCGTCAAGGCGCTGGACTTCGAGATCGCCCACTGCCAGGTGCTCAGCAACATGCTGCTGTGGTACCCGCACGTGGACGCGCGGCCCAGCGAGCCCAAGTCCCCCCACATGCGCTTTGGCACGTCCGGCATCGGCACGAGCATGGTGCGCGCCTACGTGGCCACGGGCGAGACGCGGCTGCGCGCGTTCGCGGACCGGTGCGCCAACACCGTGTCCGACCGGCACTCCAACAAGCTGTGGTTCAACTACGGCATCTCCGGCTACGGCGAGTTCCTGCTCGACATGTACCGCCTGCTCGGAGGCGAGGAGTACCTGAACTGCGCCCACTTCCTCGCCGAGGGCATCCTCCCGCACCGCATCGAGCGCGAGGAGGGCATCGCCTTCGCCTCCGAGGAACTCTTCCGCATCAGCTGCGACCTGGGCGGAGGCTCGGCCGGCATCGGCATGTTCCTGCACCGGCTGCTGCACCCGGAGCAGCCCCGCTTCATGATGCTCGACGAGCTGCTCGTCTCCAACGCCGCGGGCGCCAAGGGCCCGGGCCTGCGGACGGGCAGCTGAGCCGGGCTTCCCGAGCCGGGCCTCTCAGCTCGCCTGGGACAGGGGCTCGGTCTGCTCCACCTGCGCCCGGACGAGCTGGGCGTAGGGGCCACCCCGCGCGAGCAACTCCTCGTGGCGGCCCATCTCCACCAGCCGCCCCGCGTCCATCACCACGATGAGGTCCGCGCGGCGGATGGTGCTCAGCCGGTGGGCGATGACGATGCGCGTGCAGCGCAGCTCCGCCAGCGCCTGCTGCACCTGCCCCTCGGTGATGGCGTCCAGGGCGCTCGTGGCCTCGTCCAGCAGCAGCACCGCCGGGCGATGCACCAGGGCGCGCGCCAGGGCCAGCCGCTGGCGCTGCCCGCCGGACAGCGCCAGGCCGCGATCCACCAGCAGCGTGTCGTACTGCATGGGCATGGCGAGGATGTCGTCGTGGACGTGCGCGAGCTTGCACGCCTCCACCACACGCTCCAGCGGCAGGCCAGGGCTGCCGAGCGTGACGTTGTCGCGCAGGGACGAGCCGAAGAAGGACGGATCCTGCAGCACGATGCCCATCTGCGCGCGCATCGAGCGCAAATCCAGGCTGTTGAGATCCACCCCGTCGTAGAGCACCCGTCCGCCGGTGGGCAGGTACAGGCCCAGGAGCAGGTTGGCCAGCGTGGACTTGCCCGCGCCCGAGCGGCCCACGAGCGCCACCATCTGCCCGGGCTCGATGCGCAGGGACACGTCGCGCACCACCGGGGCCGAGTGCGCGCTGTAGCGGAAGGAGACCTTCTCCAGCTCGATGGCGCCCTTGAGCTCGGGGGAGAAGCCGGGCTTGTCCCGGGACTGCTCGGGTGAGGCGTCCAGCACCTCGTTGATGCGCTCCAGGTAGCCGCCCAGCAGCTGGAACTGCGCCGCCGAGCCGATGAGGTTGCCCAGGGGCGAGAGCATGCTGCCCGCCAGGGCATTGAGGCTCAGCATCTCGCCGAGTGTGAGCTGGCCCTGGAGCACCTGCCAGGCGCCCAGGCTGAGCAGGATGAGCGGCGAGGCCATGCGCAGCGCGCCGAGGATGGAGTCGACGTGCAGTTGCAGCCGTCCCCGGTCCAGGGTCACGTTCTGCACGTCCACGAACAGGTGCGAGTAGTTCTCCACCGCCCGCTTCTCCGCGCCGAACGCCTTGAGCGTCTGGATGCCGGTGAGCATGGCGATCTGGTAGCTCTGGTTCTTCGCGTCCAGCTCCAGGTTCTGCGACAGCAGGCTGCGGCGGCGCTCGCGGGTGAAGAGGAAGAGCAGGAACTGCAGGAGGCCCAGCACCAGCACCACGAGCCCCGTCCAGGGGCTCGCCACGAACAAGAGCGCGAAGAAGATGAGCACCATGGTGCCATCGAGCAGCGTGGAGATGGCCGTGGAGGAGAGGATCTCCCGCACGGTGGCCTGCATGCCCATGCGCATCATCAGATCGCCCGCGGGCCGCAGCTGGAAGAAGGCGAACGTCAGGTCCACCAGGTGATCCAGGAAGCCGAGCGTCATGCTCGCGTCGATGCGGGTGCGCATCTCCAGGAGCAGGTGGCCGCGCAAGAGCGACGACACCCACTGGAAGAGCACGAGCGAGCCGAGCGACACGCCCAGCACGGAGAGCAGCTGGTAGTCCCCGCGCGGCACCACGCGGTCCACCACCATGCCCGTGAGCACGGGCACCGTGAGCACGAACAGCTGGAGCACCGCCGAGAGCACCACGATGCGCCCGAGCGTGTCCGATTGGTTGAGCAGCGGCATCAGGTAGCGGAAGGCCCCCGCGCGCGGCGTGTTGAGCTTCTGGAAGTCCTCGCTCGGCTCGAACAGGAGCACCACGCCGGTGAAGTGCCGGCTGAAGCCCTCCCGGGTGATGAGCCGCCGGCCCTGGGCGGGATCCACGATCTGGATCTGCTCGCCCACCATGCGCTCGAAGACGACGTAGTGGTTGAAGTCCCAGTGGAGGATGGAGGCGGGCTGCAGGAAGGGCAGCCGGTTGAGGTCGATGGAGACGGCCCGTCCGCGCAGGCCCAGCTTGCGGCCGGAGTCCAAGAGCAGGCGCGCGGAGACGCCGTCGCGGCCCGGGCCCGTCACCTCGCGCGCCTCGTCGAGCGTCACCTCGCGGCCGTGGTAGCCCAGCACCATGGCGAGGCACGCGGCGCCGCAGTCCGTGGCGGCCAACTGGCGCACCTCGGGCACGCGCCGCAGCCGCTGCCGCAACCGCTGGAGCGCCGGGAAGCGCTGCCACACCCCACCGGGCTGAGGCGGGGGCGCGGCGGGTTTGGGCTCAGTCGTCATGGGGGAAGAGCACCTTGAGGCCCGGAATCATGGCGAGGAAGATGGGCTCGGCGCGCACGGCGACCTGGGCCCGGGCGGGCATGCCCTCGAAGTAGCCCAGGGTGCGGCCGCGCACGGAGAAGGTCCGCGAGGGGATGGCCGCGCGCACCAGCACGATGGGCCCCTTCGTCTCCACCGTGTCCGCCAGGTCCGGCCCCAGGTAGCGCTTGAGCTCGCCGGGGCCGATGAGCTGCTCGCCCACGGACTCGATGCGCAGCTCGCGGTACTCGTACTGGAAGCCGTCCAGCTCCACGCGCAGGGGCATGCCGGGGCTCAAAAAGGGCCGGTAGTAGCCGGGCAAGAGCGCCAGCAGGTACGCCGACGCGTTGTCCTCCACGATGGACGCCACGAGCGTGCCCACCGTGAGGTACTGGCCCGGCTGGATGCGCACGTCCCCCACGATGCCCGCCACGGGCGCGCGCTGGGCCCGGGCCTCGATGCGCGCCTGGGCCTGCTCGCGCTCGGCCCCGAGCGCCGTGAGCGCCTGGCGCGCGGACTGGTCCGACAGGTCGCGCATGTAGCGCACCAGCAGCATCTCCATCTCGTGCTCGATGCGCACCAGCGACGAGCGCTCCTCCTCCGTCTGGAGCGTCACCAGCACCTGGCCCGCCGCCACGCGCTGGCCGGGCTGCACCTCCACGGACACCACCACCCCCGCCCCCTGCGCCATCACGTCCCGGCGCTGGTTCATCCGGATGATGGCCGGCCCGGTGGCGTACTCGGACACCGTGCCCACCAGGCACATGAGCACGCCCGTGCCCAGCATCGCCACCAGCACCCAGAACGTCCACCGCGTCCAGCCCGGCGACAGCATGAGCACGTCGCCCTCTTGGCGGCGGAACTGCCGGTGGTAGTCCAGGGCTTCCTTCCGGAATATGGACGATTTGCCTTCCACGCTCGCTGCCTCCGCTTCCGCTGGAGTCTAGTTGCCCGTGCCCGTGCTCGCGGCCCGCGCCTGCTCGCCGGACACCGTCACCCGCACCACCGAGCCCGCGGGGACCGGGCTGCCCGGCCTCACCGTCACGTCCGCGAGCGCGAAGACCATCCGCGTGGCCACGTCCACCTCGGGGGCCACCTGCGTCACCTGCCCCTCGAGCACGAGGCCCCCCTCTGGCACCCGCACGCGCACCGGCTGCCCCACCGCCACCGCGCGCATCTCCCGCATGGGGATGGCGAAGCGCACCTGGGACTTACCGCTGCGCAGCAGGTGCACGAGCGTCTGTCCCGCCCGGGCCAGCG includes:
- the lanKC gene encoding class III lanthionine synthetase LanKC, whose product is MADGSFFYAFLDPEYFETIERYQPDAQYLDIVKRHVDDSWHFKPGGYWTHCWREASRTRLEQGWKIHLAAAEETAQEVLERTVPVLVGFKVAFKFCADPTMLRLSLNKNAPRTGAGKFVTVYPDTEADFKTQLEALHEATRDLWGPYLLTDRPYNGSKVVFYRYGTHWAREQVNHRGQRLSGMLAPDGTFVEDERVPVFKTPAWVKDPFPPAPAPVKARPAAPAPKAEAPDSAPTRPAPAAKKGAGTLLNNRYRVESAFKFNTSGGIYAGTDTQTGAAVVIREARPLTSKDPDKDEAFQLLAKQARILQRLGDTGLTPRFVDLFQHWEHRFLVEEKLDAETLWGYAIGFSRASPDLRVSHFFTRMRDTVLKIARGLKTIHEHGVVLRDLTRSNIMFTSDQQVKFIDLEFAFELDRDEPFVRSWTDGHSSPEQRRWERPKPGDDCYSLGAMILDQIVFTAPGLDINREGILQSFKQSLEDYHLPLEVYDIVLGLLEQDPAKRWDTDRVIAAFSAIPVPQHDAPLVPMGDVPPPRAPPPEGRRAEIANTLEGISRFILAKADYSRTDRLWPTQGTVYGTNPLNLDYGAAGTAAFLQRQNGQVPAPVVDWMLQRLEGQGHRYPPGLYSGLGGIAMVLQEIGQTAAAREAMETAARSELLHQKSDLYWGDAGWGLANLHFWRHTGEEKYLTRASEAAEYLLSTKQESAKGASWVTDGETRLGFGHGQAGVALFLIYLAQVKQDARYLDTAVKALDFEIAHCQVLSNMLLWYPHVDARPSEPKSPHMRFGTSGIGTSMVRAYVATGETRLRAFADRCANTVSDRHSNKLWFNYGISGYGEFLLDMYRLLGGEEYLNCAHFLAEGILPHRIEREEGIAFASEELFRISCDLGGGSAGIGMFLHRLLHPEQPRFMMLDELLVSNAAGAKGPGLRTGS
- a CDS encoding peptidase domain-containing ABC transporter, with the translated sequence MTTEPKPAAPPPQPGGVWQRFPALQRLRQRLRRVPEVRQLAATDCGAACLAMVLGYHGREVTLDEAREVTGPGRDGVSARLLLDSGRKLGLRGRAVSIDLNRLPFLQPASILHWDFNHYVVFERMVGEQIQIVDPAQGRRLITREGFSRHFTGVVLLFEPSEDFQKLNTPRAGAFRYLMPLLNQSDTLGRIVVLSAVLQLFVLTVPVLTGMVVDRVVPRGDYQLLSVLGVSLGSLVLFQWVSSLLRGHLLLEMRTRIDASMTLGFLDHLVDLTFAFFQLRPAGDLMMRMGMQATVREILSSTAISTLLDGTMVLIFFALLFVASPWTGLVVLVLGLLQFLLFLFTRERRRSLLSQNLELDAKNQSYQIAMLTGIQTLKAFGAEKRAVENYSHLFVDVQNVTLDRGRLQLHVDSILGALRMASPLILLSLGAWQVLQGQLTLGEMLSLNALAGSMLSPLGNLIGSAAQFQLLGGYLERINEVLDASPEQSRDKPGFSPELKGAIELEKVSFRYSAHSAPVVRDVSLRIEPGQMVALVGRSGAGKSTLANLLLGLYLPTGGRVLYDGVDLNSLDLRSMRAQMGIVLQDPSFFGSSLRDNVTLGSPGLPLERVVEACKLAHVHDDILAMPMQYDTLLVDRGLALSGGQRQRLALARALVHRPAVLLLDEATSALDAITEGQVQQALAELRCTRIVIAHRLSTIRRADLIVVMDAGRLVEMGRHEELLARGGPYAQLVRAQVEQTEPLSQAS
- a CDS encoding efflux RND transporter periplasmic adaptor subunit, translated to MLSPGWTRWTFWVLVAMLGTGVLMCLVGTVSEYATGPAIIRMNQRRDVMAQGAGVVVSVEVQPGQRVAAGQVLVTLQTEEERSSLVRIEHEMEMLLVRYMRDLSDQSARQALTALGAEREQAQARIEARAQRAPVAGIVGDVRIQPGQYLTVGTLVASIVEDNASAYLLALLPGYYRPFLSPGMPLRVELDGFQYEYRELRIESVGEQLIGPGELKRYLGPDLADTVETKGPIVLVRAAIPSRTFSVRGRTLGYFEGMPARAQVAVRAEPIFLAMIPGLKVLFPHDD